Within the Chromobacterium paludis genome, the region CCACGGCAGCCGTTACCGTGGCCGAAAACGCAAATCCCGCAGCCGCGCACATGATGCGCGTTGAATGTCGCATGGCCATCACTTTTGCAGGCGGCGGATGCGCTCAGCCGGCGTGATGATGTCGGTCAGGCGGATGCCGAACTTGTCGTTGACCACCACCACCTCGCCCTGGGCGATCAGGCAGCCGTTGACCAGCACGTCCATGGGTTCGCCCGCCATGCCGTCCAGCTCCACCACGGAGCCCTGCGCCAATTGCAGCAGGTTGCGGATGGCGATCTTGGTGCGCCCCAGTTCCACCGTGAGTTGAACCGGGATGTCCAGAATCATGTCCAGATTCTGCGGCGCGCCGCTGCCGGCCACACCCGCGCCGATTTCCTGGAACAGCCCCTGCGCCGGCACCGCCTCAGCCGACTCTTGGGCAGGCCCGTCGGCAACCTCCTGCTCCGCCATCGCGGCGGCCCAATCGTCCATCGAAATTTCCTGCTCGGCGCCCGCCGCGCCGGCTTGCAGATCTTCTTCGCTCATTCTTCCCTGTCTCCCGGCGACTCCATGAACTCATGAGCCCCCGCCAAAATCTTTTCCACCTTCAGGGCGTAGCGCCCCTGCACCGTGCCGTAGCTGGCCTCGAACACCGGGATGCCCGAAACATCGGCCTCCACCCGCTCCGGAATTTCCACCATCACCACATCGCCCGACTTCAGATTCAGGATCTGGCCCAGCGTGACCTTGGTCTGCGCCAGCGTCGCCACCAGCTCCACCTCGGCCGCCTGCACCTGATGGGTCATCAGATTGACCCAGCGGTTGTCCACCTCGGTGCGGTCGGCCTGCATGGTACTGGACAGCAAGTCGCGGATCGGCTCCACCATGGAGTAAGGCAGGCAAATATGGAAATCGCCGCCGCCCGCGCCCAGCTCGATATGAAAGGTCACCGCCACCACCACTTCCGTCGGCGTGGCGATGTTGGCGAACTGGGTATTCATTTCCGAGCGCAGGTAGACGAACTCGATCGGATATACCGGCTCCCAGGCCTTCTGGCATTCGCTGAACACCACTTCCAGCAAACGATGGATGATGCGCTGCTCCGTCGGCGTGAAATCGCGCCCCTCCACCCGAACGTGGTAACGCCCGTCGCTGCCGAACAGATTATCCACGATCAGGAACACCAGGTCCGGATCAAAAATCAGAAGACCGGTGCCGCGCAAGGGCTTGACGTGAACCAGGTTCAGGTTGGTCGGCACCACCAGGTTGCGGATGAACTCGCTGTACTTTTGCACCCGCACCGGTCCGACCGAGATTTCGGCATTGCGACGCAGAAAATTGAACAGGCCGATGCGCAGATTGCGGGCGAAACGCTCGTTGATGATTTCCAGCGTCGGCATGCGGCCGCGGACAATGCGCTCCTGCCGGCCGATGTCGTAACTTCGGACCCCCTGCGCATCCTGCGCACCGTCGTCATCTTCGTCCTCTCCGGAGACGCCTCTAAGTAGCGCGTCTACCTCTTCCTGGGACAGGATATCGTCGCCCATGGCGCCCTACTGCTTCTGGATGATGAAGGATGTAAAGAGAATGCTGTCGACGACAGGATTATCGCCTGCGTCCATCGCTTCGTTGATGATCTGCTTGACCTGGGCCTTCAGCTTCACTTTGCCGTCCGGCGTGCTCAACTCGGACGCGCTCTTGGACGACAACAGCAGAATCACCGCGCTGCGGATCTTGGGCGCGTATTCGGTGAATTTTTTCTTGGCTTCCTCGTCGCTGAGCTCCGCCTGCATGTCGATTTGCAGCAGGCTGCCGTCGTTGCCGGCAAGATTGACCACAAAGGTGTCCATCTTTTCAAAAATCGGCGGGCCGTCGTGCTTTTTCTTTGCGCTTTCCTTGGTTTGCTCGCTCTGCGCCGAGCCGGGCGCCTTGTTCACGTTGGTGAACATATAGGCGGCCAAGCCCCCTACGGCCGCCAAAACCAGAATCAGTAACACGATGACGATCAACATCAGCTTGTTGCCGCCGCCTCCCGCCTTTTTTTCCGCCTTGTCCGCCGCTTTTTTATCATCAGACATACTTTATGACCTGTTCTTTATGGAGTGCCTAGTGAAATCTTAAACGATTTCCCCTCCATATTTTCCAGTTTTCTCATCAGAATGAACAGAGTCGAAAGTCAAATGAGTCAGGCAAAGATGCTGAGTATGCCGCGCGCCGCCTTGATCGAGGCCAGGGCGTCCACGCCATCCACCTCGGCTACGCCTTGATTCTGCTGGCCTCTCTTCTGTTGGTAGGCCTGTTGCTGACGGCCGGAATTGCCGCTGGACACCTGGGAATCGGTAAGCTGGATGCCGCTGGACGACAGCATGGAGCTGAGCTTATGCATATTGTTTTCCAGCGCCTCGCGCGTGGCCGGCACGGCTGCCGTGAACAAAACCTGGGCCTGGTCGGTGCCGTTCATCTTCAGCGTCACCTCGATGGGGCCCATTTGCGGGGGGTTCAGCTGAATCTGAGCCTTGTCCATTTTCAAGTTGACCATGCTCAGCATCTGCTCGCCCAGCGCCTTGCCCCAATTGGGATCGTTCAGGGTCTGCGGCAAAGTGAGCTGCGGCACCGCAACCGCTTGCGCCTGCTGGCTCTGCGAGGGCTGCTGCAGTTGCTGCAGCGGCAAGAATTGCGGCGCAGAGGCATCCTGGTCCGGCAATTTTTGCTGGTTGGCCTGCCAATTGAAACCCTGCTTGCCCACTTGCAGCAGCAGCGCGGGATCCACTTTGGCGTTCCCCTGCTGCGCCAGCAGGTCCTGCGTCGGCGCCTTGACATCGGCAGACGGAGCCTGTTGCGGCTGCAGCGCGGCCAGCAGCGGCAGCGCCAATGCCGCCTGGGCCGGGTCGGCGTCGTCGCCGTGCTTGCTGGCAGGCTTGTCGTCAGCGTCCTTGCCATCGCCGCCATCGCCCAGCCCTTGCAGCATGCCGCCCATGGCGCTCATCTGCACGCCCAGCAGGCTGGCGAACAGATCGCCGCCGCCCTCGCTTGCAGCCGAGCTGGCCGCGCCAGCTTGGCCGGCATTGCCGCCGGCACTGGCCGGAGGGGTATTGATTATGATGGTCATGATGCGCCTCGACGAGGGTGGGACGCAGTTGGAAAAGCAAGGAATGTGCCAGCTCCTTAGCGCCGCTGACAAAACTCCGTCAGAGAACCTGAGCCAAGGCGGGCCGGACTAGGTTAGCGGCGCTTGCCACGCGCTCACGCGGTTCCCGGCTTTGCCCCCGCTTCGCGGATGGCGATTTTTCTTTCCGGGGCTGCCCGGCGCGCGGAGAGGAGAAATTGGTTTGGCCAAAGATCGCGAACGCGTTCTCAGGCATCTTCGCCGTGGGTGCGGTCCCAGAACTGGCGGGTAGCAAACTCGTCGCTGCGTTTTTGCTCGCGCTTGGCTTCTTGCAGCGCCTCCCGTTCGCGCTCGCGCTGCAATAGCTTCTCGTAAGCCTTGAGCTTCTTGTACTCCAGCTGCCAGGCCTGCCGCTCCAGCACGAAACGCTGCGTGCAGCGATCCACGTCCTGCTTCTGCTGCACCATGGCCTCATCCAGCCGCAGCAGGAAACGGCAGAAGTCCTGATATTGAATGACCGACATGCCCTGACTGCCGCCCGCCATCAGACGCTGGCGATATTCCTCGCGGAAGTTGTCCAACTGTTCCAGCCGCATCCTGGCCTGATTGAGGGCATTCTGCGCCAGGCTCATTCGCTCCGCCGCCGCCTGCTGCTTCTCGTCAGCCAGCTTGATCAGCAACTGATACTTGCTCTCCGCCATGGCTCAGCCTCAGGCCAGCACGCTCGCCAATTGCTGGCAGCAAGAGGCGTAATCATGCGATTCATGCATCGGCTGGGTCAGGAAGCCCACCATGGGCAATTGTCGCCGCAGGGCATCGTCCAGCACTGGATCCGAGCCGGCGACGTAAGCGCCTACGCTGATCAGGTCCCGGTTGCGCCGGTAACGCGAATACAGTTGCTTGAAATGGCGAGCCAGGTCCATCTGCTGCTGCGGCACCACATCCACCATGACGCGGCTGATGGATTGCTCGATGTCGATGGCCGGATAATGCCCGGCCTCGGCCAGGTCTCGCGACAACACGAAGTGGCCGTCCAGGATGGCGCGCGCCGAGTCGGCGATCGGATCCTGCTGATCATCGCCCTCGGACAGCACGGTGTAGAAACCGGTGATGGAGCCGCCGCCCTCCTCGCCGTTGCCCGCTCGCTCAATCAGCTGCGGCAGCCGGGCGAACACCGACGGCGGATAGCCCTTGGTCACCGGCGGCTCGCCGATGGCCAGAGCGATCTCGCGCTGCGCCATCGCGTAACGGGTGACGGAGTCCATCAACAGCAGCACATCCAGGCCTTGGGCGCGAAAATATTCCGCCAGCGCGGTGGCGTACGCCGCGCCATGCAGCCGCATCAAGGGCGGCATGTCGGCCGGCGCGGCCACCACCACCGAACGCGCGCGCCCCGCTTCGCCCAAGATGTTCTCAATGAAGTCTTTGACTTCGCGTCCCCGCTCGCCTATCAGTCCCACCACCACGACATCGGCCTTGGTGAAACGGGCCATCATGCCCAGCAATACCGATTTGCCGACGCCGGAACCGGCGAACAGGCCCAGGCGCTGGCCGCGCCCCACCGTCAGCAGGCCGTTGATGGCGCGCACGCCCACATCCAGCACGTCGTGCACCGGCGTACGGTCCAGGGGATTCATCGGCTGGCTGTAGAGGGGAAACCAGGCTTCGGGGTGGACGGGACCCAGCCCGTCCAGCGGACGCCCCAGCGAATCGAGCACCCGCCCGAGCAGATTCATGCCCACCGGCACTTGGCGGCCGGCAAAGCCCTCCGCGCGCGCCGCGCCGGCATTTTTGCCATACAACGGCGGCGCGTGCGACGACAAGGGCAACACCGGCGTGCCGGGCAGCAGGCCGTGCACATTGGTCAGCGGCATCAGGAAGACCTTATCGCCGGAGAAACCCACCACCTCGGCTTCCACCGCCTGGCCATCGGCCAGCATCACGCGGCAGGCGCTGCCCACCGGCAGCTTGATCCCCACCGCCTCCATCACCATGCCGGTGACGCGCACCAGCCGGCCGCAGGGTTGCCACAGTTCGGCGGCCGCGGCAGCGTCGGCGCAGGCGCCCAGCCAGGCGCGCTGGCGTTCAATCAGGCTGCCGCTCATCTCCCGCCTCCAGTCCCAAGGCTCGATTCATCGCCGCCAGCCGCGTCTCCACGGTCATGTCCAGCCGCACCGATGTGGTATCTATCACGCAGCCGCCGCGGGAAATGGCGGGATCTTCTATCCACTGCCAAACCGTTTCCGGCGTTTCCAGTTGCAGGAACTCGCGCGCGGCGGCCAAATCCGCCGGATTGACGCGCAGACGGGCGCTGCTGAGCGTGGAGGGCAGCTCGGACAAGGCCGCTTGCAGCAGCGGCAACACCGCCTGGGCATCCTGCTGCAATTGCTGCTGCAGGAGCTTCTGCGCCAACTGCCAAGCCAGCTTCAGCACGTCCCGCGCCAGCTCGCTCTCCAACCTGCCTAGCTCCGCGGAAAACTCGCCGGCAAGCTTTTGCAGGGACTGCCAGGCCTCATCCAGTCGCGGTTGCAGCTCGGCGCGCGCCTCGGCCGCGCCCTGCTCCCTGCCCGCCTGCATGCCCTGCTCGAAACCCTCGGCCCGACCTGCCTCCAGGCCAGCCTCATGACCGGCTTGCCAAGCCTCTTGATGAATGGCTTCCAGTTCCGCCGCCGTGGGGTAGCCCAAGCCCGGCCCATCCTCTGCAACCGTCTCCGCATCCTGCTCGGCCAGGGCTTCCGCCTCGGCCAGCGGCATGGGAGCGGCGGACTCCGCCTCGGCCGCGGCGATTTTCTCCGCCAGGCTGGGACCGCCGGGTTTGCGCATCTGCGCCATGGCAACCAGCTGAGCCGGCGACAAGGCCTGGGCGAAGCCGTCTAGCGACGCCGGGCTCCAGCTGCTCCAGCCTTCCAGCTCCTCGCCCGGAATGATGGGATTACTCGACGAGGCCTTCATCGCCACCCTTGCTGCCTAGCACGATCTGGCCGTCGTCGGCGAGTTTGCGCACGATCTTGAGGATTTCCTTCTGCTCGGCCTCCACCTCGGACAGCTTGACCGGGCCTTTGGATTCGAGGTCGTCGCGCAGCATTTCCGCCGCGCGCTGCGACATATTGCGGAAGATTTTTTCTTTCAGATCGTTGCTGGTGCCCTTCAAGGCGATCACCAACGAATCGGACTGCACTTCGCGCAGAATGGTCTGGATGGAGCGATCGTCGATGTCGAGCAGGTTCTCGAACACGAACATCTTGTCCTGAATGCGCTGCGCCAGCTCTGGGTCGTATTCGCGGATGAAGCCCAGCGCCGAGGTCTCGACATTGCTGCCCATGAAGTTGAGGATTTCCGCGGTGAGTCCCACGCCGCCGGACGCGCTCTTTTTGATGCGGTCCGAACCGGACAACAGTTGCGTCAGCACGTCGTTCAATTCGCGCAGCGCCTGCGGCTGCACGCCTTCCAGCGTGGCGGTGCGGATCAGCACCTCGTTGCGCATGCGCTCCGGAAAATAGGCCAGGATGGAGCTGGACAGGTCCGGTTCCAGATGCACCAGGATGGTGGCGATGATCTGCGGGTGCTCGTGGCGGATCAAGTCGGCCGCTGACGAAGGGTCCATCCACTTCAAGCTCTCGATGCCGCTGTGGTCGTTGCCCTGCATGATCTTGTCCAGCAGGTTGGCCGCCTTGTCCGGACCCAGCGCCTCCACCAGCACATTGCGCAGGTACTCGTCGGAAGCGCCAATGCTGGCGCGCGCCTGGCATTCCTGGCGGAACTGGTCCACCACCTGGTCTATCTGCTCGTAGCTGAGGTTGTTGATCGCCGCCATCGCCAGCGAGATCTTCTGCACCTCTTTCGGCCCCAGATACTTGAACACCTCGACCGCTTCGGCCTGCCCCAGACTGAACAGCAGGATGGCGCTCTTGCGTATGCCGTTATCACTCATCGGAGCTGATCCATTCCTTAATGATCTGGGCCGCCATGCGCGGATCGGACTTCACGATCTCGCGCACCGCTTCCAGATTGCTAGCATATTGGCGACGCTGCGCTTCGCGCGGATCTTCGTGCCCAGACCTGCCCGCCGCGGCCGCCATCGCCTCGCCCTCTTCGCCATCCTCGCCCGCCACGCTCAGCAGGCGGCCGCCCTTGACGGCCAGTCCGCCCTCGGGCTCGCCCGGCGGCGGCGCCGGCCGCACCAGATCGCGCATGATGGGTCTCACCACGCCGAACAAGAGGTACAGCACGGCTATCGTCAGCAAGCCGTACTTGATCAGGCTGGTACCGTTGTCGGTGACGTAATCGACCACGCGTTCCTGAACGGTGACCGGCTGGGCATTGTCGGCAAAGGCGGCATTGACCACGTTCAGCGTATCGCCGCGCGAGGCGTTGTAGCCCATGGCCTCCTTGACCAGATTATTGATCTGCTGCACTTCTTGCGCCGTCAAGGGCGTGGGCTTCATTTCGCCGTTTTTGTCCGGCATGCGGCGATAATTGACCACCACCGCCGCCGACAGCCGCTTGACCACCCCAGTCGGCACCTTGGTGTGCTGTATGGTCTTGTCCACCTCGTAATTGGTGGTGATGTCGCGCTGCAACGCGCCGCTGGCGCCCAGCGTCTGCCCGGACAAGGTGGCGGTACCCGGCGCCGCGCCCGGCGGCAGCGTGATCGGCGCCGAAGCGGCCGACGGCGGCTGATTGGACAACGCGCCCGGCACGCCGGTGGGGTTGGCCGAGCCATTGACCAGCTTCTCGCTGATCTGCTGGCTGCGAGTGGCGGATGGATTGGGGCTGGAATTGGGGCGATAGGTTTCCGAAGTCTGCTCGATTTCGGAAAAGTCGACATTGGCGGTGACTTGCGCGCGCGCGTTGCCCTTGCCGAAAATGGGCTCCAGGATGTCTTCGATGCGCTTGACGTAGCCATCCTCCACCTGGCGCACGAAGCCCAGTTGGCGCTGATCCAGGCCGGAGTTGTCATCCGGTCCCGACTGCTTGGACAGCAGATTGCCATCCTGATCCACGATGGTGACGTTCTTGATGGGCAGATTCGGCACCGAGCTGGACACCAGGTGCAGAATCCCCGCCACCTGGCCGCCGTCCAGGATGCGCCCCGGATACAACTGCAGCATCACCGAGGCCGTGGGCGCCTGCTGCTCGCGCACGAACACGCTCTGCTTGGGGGAGGCGATGTGCACGCGCGCGCTCTGCACCGAAGAAATGGCTTCTATGGTGCGCGCCAGTTCGCCTTCGATGGAACGCTGGTAATTCACCTGCTCGGCGAATTGGCTGATGCCGAACTTCTGGTTATCCATCAGCTCGAAGCCGACGCCGCTCGCCTTGGGCAAGCCTTGCGCGGCCAATCTCAGCCGGGCGTCATAGACCTTGTCGGCCGGCACCGAAATCACGCCGCCCTCTCCCAGCTGATAGGGAATATTCATCTGCTGCAGCGCAGCAGTGACCTGGCCGCCATCGCGGTCGGCCAGATTGGAAAACAGGATTTTATAGGAAGGCGTGCGATTGAGAACCACCGCGCCGACCACAACCGCAAAGATGGCCGCCAGCGCAGTTAAAAACAGGATTTTTTTGTTGTTCGGCAACGCCTTGAAACGCTCTCCCGCCTCGTTCAAGCGTGCGCGCCAAACCGGAACTGCGTTTTCTTCTGCCAGATCAGCCATACGGTGGTATTTGGTTTAGGTCCACCGCCGCCCAATCTGTGGATCCGACAGCGCTAGACTTGGGTATTCATGATTTCCTGATAGGCGCTGACCAGCTTGTTGCGCGCCTGAACCATGGTCTGGAACGACAGGCTGGCTTTCTGCAGCGAGATCATGACGTCCTGCAGATTGACATCCTTGTTGTCGCCCAGCTGAAACTGCTTTTGCATTTCCTCCGAAGTCTGCTGCGCCGAGTTGACCTGCTCAATCGTCGATTTGAGCACATCGGAAAAATCGACTTGCGACGTCTGCTGCGCGGCAGGCGACTGCTTGCCGGCAGCCAGCGCGGCGGCACTTCTCAGTTCGCCCAGCAACTGGTCGATATTATTGACTGACATGGCTACTCCGTGCCATTACCCTCCGGAACATCCTGGCCAGCCGCAGCGGCGTCCTCATCACGGTAACGCTGCAATTTATAACGCAAAGTACGTTCGCTGATGCCCAGTTTTTCCGCGGCAAGCTTCTTGACTCCGCCTACCGCTGCCAGTGTTTCCAGAATATGGCGTTTTTCAAGGGTTTTCATGTCGGTTTCATCCGACACCGAACCGTCCGACTCGGACTCCGTCCGGGTAATCTGCCCCACGCCCGAAATATCGCCCAGCAACAAATCGGCGGCAATAATTTCCGCCCCCGCGGCAAGTATTACCGCCCGCTGCACGACATTATCCAGTTCGCGGATGTTACCCTCCCAACTATAGGCCGTCAAATGACGTTCCGCATCCTTGGAAAACACCAGGGATGACCGTCCAGCGGCCTCTCCATGTTTTTTAAGCAGGAATCGTGCCAAGGGCAAAATGTCGTCTGGGCGCTCTGCCAGCGCCGGGATGCGCAGGGGGAAAACATTG harbors:
- the fliN gene encoding flagellar motor switch protein FliN, with protein sequence MSEEDLQAGAAGAEQEISMDDWAAAMAEQEVADGPAQESAEAVPAQGLFQEIGAGVAGSGAPQNLDMILDIPVQLTVELGRTKIAIRNLLQLAQGSVVELDGMAGEPMDVLVNGCLIAQGEVVVVNDKFGIRLTDIITPAERIRRLQK
- the fliM gene encoding flagellar motor switch protein FliM → MGDDILSQEEVDALLRGVSGEDEDDDGAQDAQGVRSYDIGRQERIVRGRMPTLEIINERFARNLRIGLFNFLRRNAEISVGPVRVQKYSEFIRNLVVPTNLNLVHVKPLRGTGLLIFDPDLVFLIVDNLFGSDGRYHVRVEGRDFTPTEQRIIHRLLEVVFSECQKAWEPVYPIEFVYLRSEMNTQFANIATPTEVVVAVTFHIELGAGGGDFHICLPYSMVEPIRDLLSSTMQADRTEVDNRWVNLMTHQVQAAEVELVATLAQTKVTLGQILNLKSGDVVMVEIPERVEADVSGIPVFEASYGTVQGRYALKVEKILAGAHEFMESPGDREE
- a CDS encoding flagellar basal body-associated FliL family protein: MSDDKKAADKAEKKAGGGGNKLMLIVIVLLILVLAAVGGLAAYMFTNVNKAPGSAQSEQTKESAKKKHDGPPIFEKMDTFVVNLAGNDGSLLQIDMQAELSDEEAKKKFTEYAPKIRSAVILLLSSKSASELSTPDGKVKLKAQVKQIINEAMDAGDNPVVDSILFTSFIIQKQ
- a CDS encoding flagellar hook-length control protein FliK: MTIIINTPPASAGGNAGQAGAASSAASEGGGDLFASLLGVQMSAMGGMLQGLGDGGDGKDADDKPASKHGDDADPAQAALALPLLAALQPQQAPSADVKAPTQDLLAQQGNAKVDPALLLQVGKQGFNWQANQQKLPDQDASAPQFLPLQQLQQPSQSQQAQAVAVPQLTLPQTLNDPNWGKALGEQMLSMVNLKMDKAQIQLNPPQMGPIEVTLKMNGTDQAQVLFTAAVPATREALENNMHKLSSMLSSSGIQLTDSQVSSGNSGRQQQAYQQKRGQQNQGVAEVDGVDALASIKAARGILSIFA
- the fliJ gene encoding flagellar export protein FliJ — its product is MAESKYQLLIKLADEKQQAAAERMSLAQNALNQARMRLEQLDNFREEYRQRLMAGGSQGMSVIQYQDFCRFLLRLDEAMVQQKQDVDRCTQRFVLERQAWQLEYKKLKAYEKLLQREREREALQEAKREQKRSDEFATRQFWDRTHGEDA
- the fliI gene encoding flagellar protein export ATPase FliI, yielding MSGSLIERQRAWLGACADAAAAAELWQPCGRLVRVTGMVMEAVGIKLPVGSACRVMLADGQAVEAEVVGFSGDKVFLMPLTNVHGLLPGTPVLPLSSHAPPLYGKNAGAARAEGFAGRQVPVGMNLLGRVLDSLGRPLDGLGPVHPEAWFPLYSQPMNPLDRTPVHDVLDVGVRAINGLLTVGRGQRLGLFAGSGVGKSVLLGMMARFTKADVVVVGLIGERGREVKDFIENILGEAGRARSVVVAAPADMPPLMRLHGAAYATALAEYFRAQGLDVLLLMDSVTRYAMAQREIALAIGEPPVTKGYPPSVFARLPQLIERAGNGEEGGGSITGFYTVLSEGDDQQDPIADSARAILDGHFVLSRDLAEAGHYPAIDIEQSISRVMVDVVPQQQMDLARHFKQLYSRYRRNRDLISVGAYVAGSDPVLDDALRRQLPMVGFLTQPMHESHDYASCCQQLASVLA
- a CDS encoding FliH/SctL family protein; its protein translation is MKASSSNPIIPGEELEGWSSWSPASLDGFAQALSPAQLVAMAQMRKPGGPSLAEKIAAAEAESAAPMPLAEAEALAEQDAETVAEDGPGLGYPTAAELEAIHQEAWQAGHEAGLEAGRAEGFEQGMQAGREQGAAEARAELQPRLDEAWQSLQKLAGEFSAELGRLESELARDVLKLAWQLAQKLLQQQLQQDAQAVLPLLQAALSELPSTLSSARLRVNPADLAAAREFLQLETPETVWQWIEDPAISRGGCVIDTTSVRLDMTVETRLAAMNRALGLEAGDERQPD
- the fliG gene encoding flagellar motor switch protein FliG, whose protein sequence is MSDNGIRKSAILLFSLGQAEAVEVFKYLGPKEVQKISLAMAAINNLSYEQIDQVVDQFRQECQARASIGASDEYLRNVLVEALGPDKAANLLDKIMQGNDHSGIESLKWMDPSSAADLIRHEHPQIIATILVHLEPDLSSSILAYFPERMRNEVLIRTATLEGVQPQALRELNDVLTQLLSGSDRIKKSASGGVGLTAEILNFMGSNVETSALGFIREYDPELAQRIQDKMFVFENLLDIDDRSIQTILREVQSDSLVIALKGTSNDLKEKIFRNMSQRAAEMLRDDLESKGPVKLSEVEAEQKEILKIVRKLADDGQIVLGSKGGDEGLVE
- the fliF gene encoding flagellar basal-body MS-ring/collar protein FliF → MNEAGERFKALPNNKKILFLTALAAIFAVVVGAVVLNRTPSYKILFSNLADRDGGQVTAALQQMNIPYQLGEGGVISVPADKVYDARLRLAAQGLPKASGVGFELMDNQKFGISQFAEQVNYQRSIEGELARTIEAISSVQSARVHIASPKQSVFVREQQAPTASVMLQLYPGRILDGGQVAGILHLVSSSVPNLPIKNVTIVDQDGNLLSKQSGPDDNSGLDQRQLGFVRQVEDGYVKRIEDILEPIFGKGNARAQVTANVDFSEIEQTSETYRPNSSPNPSATRSQQISEKLVNGSANPTGVPGALSNQPPSAASAPITLPPGAAPGTATLSGQTLGASGALQRDITTNYEVDKTIQHTKVPTGVVKRLSAAVVVNYRRMPDKNGEMKPTPLTAQEVQQINNLVKEAMGYNASRGDTLNVVNAAFADNAQPVTVQERVVDYVTDNGTSLIKYGLLTIAVLYLLFGVVRPIMRDLVRPAPPPGEPEGGLAVKGGRLLSVAGEDGEEGEAMAAAAGRSGHEDPREAQRRQYASNLEAVREIVKSDPRMAAQIIKEWISSDE
- the fliE gene encoding flagellar hook-basal body complex protein FliE, translated to MSVNNIDQLLGELRSAAALAAGKQSPAAQQTSQVDFSDVLKSTIEQVNSAQQTSEEMQKQFQLGDNKDVNLQDVMISLQKASLSFQTMVQARNKLVSAYQEIMNTQV